One Ictalurus furcatus strain D&B chromosome 24, Billie_1.0, whole genome shotgun sequence DNA segment encodes these proteins:
- the fbxl20 gene encoding F-box/LRR-repeat protein 20 isoform X2: MGKEVNGVSRSRFEMFSNNDEAVINKKLPKELLLRIFSFLDVVTLCRCAQVSRSWNVLALDGSNWQRIDLFDFQRDIEGRVVENISKRCGGFLRKLSLRGCLGVGDSALRTFAQNCRNIELLSLNGCTKITDSTCNSLSKFCPKLKHLDLASCTSITNLSLKALSEGCPMLEQLNISWCDQVTKDGIQALVRCCPGLKGLFLKGCTQLEDEALKHIGAHCPELITLNLQTCSQITDEGLITICRGCHRLQSLCVSGCANITDAILNALGQNCPRLRILEVARCSQLTDVGFTTLARNCHELEKMDLEECVQITDSTLIQLSIHCPRLQVLSLSHCELITDDGIRHLGSGPCAHDRLEVIELDNCPLITDASLEHLKTCHCLDRIELYDCQQITRAGIKRLRTHLPNIKVHAYFAPVTPPPSVGGSRQRFCRCCILL; encoded by the exons ATGTTCTCAAACAACGACGAGGCCGTCATCAACAAGAAGCTGCCAAAGGAACTGTTGTTACG aattttctcctttcttgATGTGGTCACCCTGTGTCGCTGCGCACAAGTGTCTCGG TCATGGAACGTTTTGGCTCTAGATGGCAGTAACTGGCAGCGCATTGATCTCTTTGACTTCCAGAGGGACATCGAG GGTCGTGTGGTAGAGAACATTTCAAAGCGATGTGGAGGATTCCTGAGGAAGCTCAGTCTCCGAGGCTGTTTAGGTGTGGGAGACAGTGcactcag GACGTTTGCACAGAACTGCAGAAACATCGAGCTGCTCAGTCTGAACGGCTGTACAAAGATcacagacag TACCTGTAACAGTCTGAGTAAATTCTGTCCCAAACTGAAGCACTTAGATCTCGCCTCATGCACCTCCATCACCAACCTGTCTCTCAAAGCACTCag tgagggCTGTCCCATGTTGGAGCAGCTGAACATCTCGTGGTGTGATCAGGTGACCAAAGACGGCATCCAGGCGCTCGTCCGCTGCTGTCCGGGGCTCAAAGGCCTGTTCCTCAAAGGCTGCACGCAG CTGGAAGacgaggctctgaaacacaTCGGGGCTCACTGTCCAGAACTGATCACTCTCAACCTGCAGACATGTTCA CAGATCACAGATGAAGGCTTGATAACGATTTGTCGAGGTTGTCATCGGCTGCAGTCGCTGTGTGTGTCCGGCTGCGCAAACATCACAGACGCCATTCTGAATGCTCTGGGCCAGAACTGCCCTCGTCTcag AATATTAGAAGTGGCTCGCTGTTCACAGCTCACAGATGTCGGCTTTACCACACTGGCACGG AATTGTCATGAGTTGGAGAAGATGGATCTGGAggagtgtgtacag ATCACAGACTCCACGCTCATCCAGCTGTCCATACACTGCCCTCGGCTCCAGGTTCTC agtCTCTCACACTGTGAGCTGATCACGGATGATGGTATTCGTCACCTGGGCAGCGGGCCGTGTGCTCACGACCGACTGGAGGTGATCGAGCTCGATAACTGCCCTCTCATCACCGATGCCTCGCTGGAGCACCTCAAAACCTGCCACTGCCTCGACCGCATTGAGCTGTACGACTGCCAACAGATCACACGCGCCGGGATTAAGAGGCTCAGG ACTCACTTGCCCAACATCAAAGTCCACGCATACTTTGCACCTGTGACTCCACCCCCTTCGGTAGGAGGAAGTCGACAGAGGTTTTGTCGCTGCTGTATCCTGCTATGA
- the fbxl20 gene encoding F-box/LRR-repeat protein 20 isoform X1, with protein MEHRAINGTRHYVAAPSDVPPEIPRIDIHLVFVMMFSNNDEAVINKKLPKELLLRIFSFLDVVTLCRCAQVSRSWNVLALDGSNWQRIDLFDFQRDIEGRVVENISKRCGGFLRKLSLRGCLGVGDSALRTFAQNCRNIELLSLNGCTKITDSTCNSLSKFCPKLKHLDLASCTSITNLSLKALSEGCPMLEQLNISWCDQVTKDGIQALVRCCPGLKGLFLKGCTQLEDEALKHIGAHCPELITLNLQTCSQITDEGLITICRGCHRLQSLCVSGCANITDAILNALGQNCPRLRILEVARCSQLTDVGFTTLARNCHELEKMDLEECVQITDSTLIQLSIHCPRLQVLSLSHCELITDDGIRHLGSGPCAHDRLEVIELDNCPLITDASLEHLKTCHCLDRIELYDCQQITRAGIKRLRTHLPNIKVHAYFAPVTPPPSVGGSRQRFCRCCILL; from the exons ATGTTCTCAAACAACGACGAGGCCGTCATCAACAAGAAGCTGCCAAAGGAACTGTTGTTACG aattttctcctttcttgATGTGGTCACCCTGTGTCGCTGCGCACAAGTGTCTCGG TCATGGAACGTTTTGGCTCTAGATGGCAGTAACTGGCAGCGCATTGATCTCTTTGACTTCCAGAGGGACATCGAG GGTCGTGTGGTAGAGAACATTTCAAAGCGATGTGGAGGATTCCTGAGGAAGCTCAGTCTCCGAGGCTGTTTAGGTGTGGGAGACAGTGcactcag GACGTTTGCACAGAACTGCAGAAACATCGAGCTGCTCAGTCTGAACGGCTGTACAAAGATcacagacag TACCTGTAACAGTCTGAGTAAATTCTGTCCCAAACTGAAGCACTTAGATCTCGCCTCATGCACCTCCATCACCAACCTGTCTCTCAAAGCACTCag tgagggCTGTCCCATGTTGGAGCAGCTGAACATCTCGTGGTGTGATCAGGTGACCAAAGACGGCATCCAGGCGCTCGTCCGCTGCTGTCCGGGGCTCAAAGGCCTGTTCCTCAAAGGCTGCACGCAG CTGGAAGacgaggctctgaaacacaTCGGGGCTCACTGTCCAGAACTGATCACTCTCAACCTGCAGACATGTTCA CAGATCACAGATGAAGGCTTGATAACGATTTGTCGAGGTTGTCATCGGCTGCAGTCGCTGTGTGTGTCCGGCTGCGCAAACATCACAGACGCCATTCTGAATGCTCTGGGCCAGAACTGCCCTCGTCTcag AATATTAGAAGTGGCTCGCTGTTCACAGCTCACAGATGTCGGCTTTACCACACTGGCACGG AATTGTCATGAGTTGGAGAAGATGGATCTGGAggagtgtgtacag ATCACAGACTCCACGCTCATCCAGCTGTCCATACACTGCCCTCGGCTCCAGGTTCTC agtCTCTCACACTGTGAGCTGATCACGGATGATGGTATTCGTCACCTGGGCAGCGGGCCGTGTGCTCACGACCGACTGGAGGTGATCGAGCTCGATAACTGCCCTCTCATCACCGATGCCTCGCTGGAGCACCTCAAAACCTGCCACTGCCTCGACCGCATTGAGCTGTACGACTGCCAACAGATCACACGCGCCGGGATTAAGAGGCTCAGG ACTCACTTGCCCAACATCAAAGTCCACGCATACTTTGCACCTGTGACTCCACCCCCTTCGGTAGGAGGAAGTCGACAGAGGTTTTGTCGCTGCTGTATCCTGCTATGA
- the fbxl20 gene encoding F-box/LRR-repeat protein 20 isoform X4, protein MFSNNDEAVINKKLPKELLLRIFSFLDVVTLCRCAQVSRSWNVLALDGSNWQRIDLFDFQRDIEGRVVENISKRCGGFLRKLSLRGCLGVGDSALRTFAQNCRNIELLSLNGCTKITDSTCNSLSKFCPKLKHLDLASCTSITNLSLKALSEGCPMLEQLNISWCDQVTKDGIQALVRCCPGLKGLFLKGCTQLEDEALKHIGAHCPELITLNLQTCSQITDEGLITICRGCHRLQSLCVSGCANITDAILNALGQNCPRLRILEVARCSQLTDVGFTTLARNCHELEKMDLEECVQITDSTLIQLSIHCPRLQVLSLSHCELITDDGIRHLGSGPCAHDRLEVIELDNCPLITDASLEHLKTCHCLDRIELYDCQQITRAGIKRLRTHLPNIKVHAYFAPVTPPPSVGGSRQRFCRCCILL, encoded by the exons ATGTTCTCAAACAACGACGAGGCCGTCATCAACAAGAAGCTGCCAAAGGAACTGTTGTTACG aattttctcctttcttgATGTGGTCACCCTGTGTCGCTGCGCACAAGTGTCTCGG TCATGGAACGTTTTGGCTCTAGATGGCAGTAACTGGCAGCGCATTGATCTCTTTGACTTCCAGAGGGACATCGAG GGTCGTGTGGTAGAGAACATTTCAAAGCGATGTGGAGGATTCCTGAGGAAGCTCAGTCTCCGAGGCTGTTTAGGTGTGGGAGACAGTGcactcag GACGTTTGCACAGAACTGCAGAAACATCGAGCTGCTCAGTCTGAACGGCTGTACAAAGATcacagacag TACCTGTAACAGTCTGAGTAAATTCTGTCCCAAACTGAAGCACTTAGATCTCGCCTCATGCACCTCCATCACCAACCTGTCTCTCAAAGCACTCag tgagggCTGTCCCATGTTGGAGCAGCTGAACATCTCGTGGTGTGATCAGGTGACCAAAGACGGCATCCAGGCGCTCGTCCGCTGCTGTCCGGGGCTCAAAGGCCTGTTCCTCAAAGGCTGCACGCAG CTGGAAGacgaggctctgaaacacaTCGGGGCTCACTGTCCAGAACTGATCACTCTCAACCTGCAGACATGTTCA CAGATCACAGATGAAGGCTTGATAACGATTTGTCGAGGTTGTCATCGGCTGCAGTCGCTGTGTGTGTCCGGCTGCGCAAACATCACAGACGCCATTCTGAATGCTCTGGGCCAGAACTGCCCTCGTCTcag AATATTAGAAGTGGCTCGCTGTTCACAGCTCACAGATGTCGGCTTTACCACACTGGCACGG AATTGTCATGAGTTGGAGAAGATGGATCTGGAggagtgtgtacag ATCACAGACTCCACGCTCATCCAGCTGTCCATACACTGCCCTCGGCTCCAGGTTCTC agtCTCTCACACTGTGAGCTGATCACGGATGATGGTATTCGTCACCTGGGCAGCGGGCCGTGTGCTCACGACCGACTGGAGGTGATCGAGCTCGATAACTGCCCTCTCATCACCGATGCCTCGCTGGAGCACCTCAAAACCTGCCACTGCCTCGACCGCATTGAGCTGTACGACTGCCAACAGATCACACGCGCCGGGATTAAGAGGCTCAGG ACTCACTTGCCCAACATCAAAGTCCACGCATACTTTGCACCTGTGACTCCACCCCCTTCGGTAGGAGGAAGTCGACAGAGGTTTTGTCGCTGCTGTATCCTGCTATGA
- the fbxl20 gene encoding F-box/LRR-repeat protein 20 isoform X3, with amino-acid sequence MLMFSNNDEAVINKKLPKELLLRIFSFLDVVTLCRCAQVSRSWNVLALDGSNWQRIDLFDFQRDIEGRVVENISKRCGGFLRKLSLRGCLGVGDSALRTFAQNCRNIELLSLNGCTKITDSTCNSLSKFCPKLKHLDLASCTSITNLSLKALSEGCPMLEQLNISWCDQVTKDGIQALVRCCPGLKGLFLKGCTQLEDEALKHIGAHCPELITLNLQTCSQITDEGLITICRGCHRLQSLCVSGCANITDAILNALGQNCPRLRILEVARCSQLTDVGFTTLARNCHELEKMDLEECVQITDSTLIQLSIHCPRLQVLSLSHCELITDDGIRHLGSGPCAHDRLEVIELDNCPLITDASLEHLKTCHCLDRIELYDCQQITRAGIKRLRTHLPNIKVHAYFAPVTPPPSVGGSRQRFCRCCILL; translated from the exons ATGTTCTCAAACAACGACGAGGCCGTCATCAACAAGAAGCTGCCAAAGGAACTGTTGTTACG aattttctcctttcttgATGTGGTCACCCTGTGTCGCTGCGCACAAGTGTCTCGG TCATGGAACGTTTTGGCTCTAGATGGCAGTAACTGGCAGCGCATTGATCTCTTTGACTTCCAGAGGGACATCGAG GGTCGTGTGGTAGAGAACATTTCAAAGCGATGTGGAGGATTCCTGAGGAAGCTCAGTCTCCGAGGCTGTTTAGGTGTGGGAGACAGTGcactcag GACGTTTGCACAGAACTGCAGAAACATCGAGCTGCTCAGTCTGAACGGCTGTACAAAGATcacagacag TACCTGTAACAGTCTGAGTAAATTCTGTCCCAAACTGAAGCACTTAGATCTCGCCTCATGCACCTCCATCACCAACCTGTCTCTCAAAGCACTCag tgagggCTGTCCCATGTTGGAGCAGCTGAACATCTCGTGGTGTGATCAGGTGACCAAAGACGGCATCCAGGCGCTCGTCCGCTGCTGTCCGGGGCTCAAAGGCCTGTTCCTCAAAGGCTGCACGCAG CTGGAAGacgaggctctgaaacacaTCGGGGCTCACTGTCCAGAACTGATCACTCTCAACCTGCAGACATGTTCA CAGATCACAGATGAAGGCTTGATAACGATTTGTCGAGGTTGTCATCGGCTGCAGTCGCTGTGTGTGTCCGGCTGCGCAAACATCACAGACGCCATTCTGAATGCTCTGGGCCAGAACTGCCCTCGTCTcag AATATTAGAAGTGGCTCGCTGTTCACAGCTCACAGATGTCGGCTTTACCACACTGGCACGG AATTGTCATGAGTTGGAGAAGATGGATCTGGAggagtgtgtacag ATCACAGACTCCACGCTCATCCAGCTGTCCATACACTGCCCTCGGCTCCAGGTTCTC agtCTCTCACACTGTGAGCTGATCACGGATGATGGTATTCGTCACCTGGGCAGCGGGCCGTGTGCTCACGACCGACTGGAGGTGATCGAGCTCGATAACTGCCCTCTCATCACCGATGCCTCGCTGGAGCACCTCAAAACCTGCCACTGCCTCGACCGCATTGAGCTGTACGACTGCCAACAGATCACACGCGCCGGGATTAAGAGGCTCAGG ACTCACTTGCCCAACATCAAAGTCCACGCATACTTTGCACCTGTGACTCCACCCCCTTCGGTAGGAGGAAGTCGACAGAGGTTTTGTCGCTGCTGTATCCTGCTATGA